A genomic segment from Peribacillus sp. ACCC06369 encodes:
- a CDS encoding FAD-dependent monooxygenase, whose amino-acid sequence MNTEKKPFIVIGGGIGGLATALGIAETKQYVKVLEQAPEFGEIGAGIQLAANATNVLKRLGVMEKINEIAVFPKRLVLMDAFSGKELSALDLGDVYKERYGAPYIVLHRSDLHKVLAEACDMNPYIELVTNQTIIETVENEGEVTVTSANGSQHSGTAVIGADGLWSNARKLFVEDQPVCSQYVAYRGAIPMEEVTSHGDLDDVYMWIGPNLHLVQYPVRRGELYNQVVVFKSSQYTEENEKTDQWGTPEEMDHVFAGTCELVQNAISFIQRQRRWPMYDRLPIDNWTKGKITLTGDAAHPMLQYLAQGACQALEDAAYMADMLHKHGNDIEQAFLDYQEERIPRTANVQTSARMWGEIIHNETDAGILLRDTILAGRTDKDFKFVDEFHGYNKMAVKA is encoded by the coding sequence ATGAACACAGAAAAAAAACCATTCATCGTTATCGGTGGGGGAATTGGCGGATTGGCAACTGCTTTAGGAATCGCAGAAACTAAACAGTATGTAAAGGTCCTTGAACAAGCTCCCGAATTTGGTGAAATTGGTGCAGGAATTCAGCTTGCCGCAAATGCAACCAACGTATTAAAGCGTTTAGGCGTCATGGAAAAAATCAATGAAATAGCAGTCTTTCCAAAAAGATTGGTACTGATGGATGCTTTTTCTGGAAAAGAGCTTTCCGCTTTGGATTTAGGTGATGTTTATAAAGAAAGATATGGAGCGCCTTATATTGTTTTGCATCGTTCCGATTTGCATAAAGTACTGGCTGAGGCCTGTGATATGAACCCGTATATTGAACTGGTAACGAACCAAACCATTATTGAAACAGTAGAAAATGAGGGTGAAGTGACGGTTACTTCTGCCAACGGGTCCCAACATTCAGGAACGGCTGTCATTGGAGCCGATGGATTATGGTCTAATGCACGGAAACTGTTTGTTGAAGATCAACCGGTCTGCTCACAATATGTTGCATACAGAGGAGCGATTCCGATGGAAGAGGTTACGAGTCATGGAGATTTAGATGATGTATATATGTGGATTGGACCAAACCTTCATCTTGTTCAATACCCGGTTAGAAGGGGAGAACTATACAACCAAGTGGTGGTCTTCAAAAGTTCTCAATACACGGAAGAAAACGAAAAAACAGATCAATGGGGTACCCCCGAAGAAATGGATCATGTATTCGCCGGAACTTGTGAGCTTGTTCAGAATGCAATTTCATTCATTCAACGGCAACGCCGCTGGCCAATGTATGACCGTTTACCAATTGATAATTGGACAAAAGGGAAGATTACGCTAACGGGCGATGCTGCACATCCGATGCTTCAATACTTGGCACAAGGGGCTTGCCAGGCTTTAGAAGATGCAGCTTATATGGCGGATATGCTTCATAAGCATGGGAATGACATTGAACAGGCATTTTTGGACTACCAAGAGGAACGGATTCCGCGTACGGCGAATGTTCAAACCAGCGCTAGAATGTGGGGGGAAATCATCCACAATGAAACCGATGCCGGAATTCTGCTCAGAGATACAATCCTTGCAGGTCGCACGGATAAGGATTTCAAATTCGTCGATGAATTTCATGGTTATAATAAAATGGCCGTGAAAGCATAA
- the clpB gene encoding ATP-dependent chaperone ClpB → MDINKMTERTQQAIIGGQELAKDRGNPELTELHLLKILMEQDESLLIRILSESDKPMNQFDIELNRELDRLPEVSGSVSQVYMSSSLQGILTAAEKEMQMWEDEYLSVEHILLASLQVNKTNVNRLFSSYGIDYDKAKQVINDIRGNQRVTNQNPESTYEVLKKYGRDLVAEVKSGKVDPVIGRDTEIRNVIRILSRKTKNNPVLIGEPGVGKTAIVEGLAQRIVRKDVPEGLKDKTVFSLDMSALVAGAKFRGEFEERLKAVLNEIKKSDGKILLFIDELHTIVGAGRTDGALDAGNMLKPMLARGELHCIGATTLDEYRQYIEKDPALERRFQQVLVPEPDVEDTISILRGLKERFEIHHGVRIHDRAIVAASVLSNRYITERFLPDKAIDLVDEACAMIRMEIDSMPSELDEITRKVMQLEIEEAALKNEEDPQSKARLEVLQKELSELQDQANSMKSKWQMEKSALQKVQDQREELEKLRHELEQAENDYDLNRAAELRHGRIPQLQKELEAMEDELEKEKQESRLLRQEVTEEEIASIVARWTGIPVSKLVESEREKLLRLSDILHERVIGQGEAVELVSDAVLRARAGIKDPNRPIGSFIFLGPTGVGKTELVKALAETLFDSEEHMIRIDMSEYMEKHSVSRLVGAPPGYVGFEEGGQLTEAIRRNPYSVVLLDEIEKAHPEVFNILLQMLDDGRITDSQGRTINCKNTVIIMTSNIGSHFLLQSNLIDGGIEDEIKDQVFKELRGHFRPEFLNRVDDIVLFKPLTKTEIVEIVEKMVQQLQVRLTEQNIILNVTEAAKEFIADQGYDPVYGARPLKRFIQKHLETKIARKIIAGTVGLEITIDYDHDELVLI, encoded by the coding sequence ATGGATATTAATAAAATGACGGAGAGAACCCAACAGGCAATCATTGGCGGCCAGGAGCTAGCTAAAGATAGAGGGAATCCCGAGCTGACGGAGCTTCATTTATTAAAGATTTTAATGGAACAGGATGAAAGTTTATTAATCAGGATTTTATCGGAATCTGATAAACCGATGAATCAATTTGATATAGAGCTTAATAGGGAACTGGATCGATTACCGGAAGTGAGCGGAAGTGTTTCCCAGGTTTACATGTCATCCTCCTTACAGGGAATTTTGACCGCTGCCGAAAAAGAAATGCAGATGTGGGAAGATGAATATTTATCTGTCGAACATATACTTCTTGCGTCGTTGCAGGTCAATAAAACGAATGTAAACAGGCTTTTTTCATCATATGGGATTGATTATGATAAAGCAAAACAGGTTATAAACGATATAAGGGGGAATCAACGAGTGACTAATCAAAATCCTGAAAGCACATATGAGGTACTTAAAAAATACGGCAGAGATCTCGTTGCTGAGGTTAAATCAGGGAAGGTCGATCCCGTAATCGGTCGAGATACGGAAATCCGTAACGTCATTCGGATACTATCACGTAAAACGAAAAATAATCCTGTATTAATTGGAGAACCTGGAGTTGGTAAAACAGCCATTGTCGAAGGGTTGGCACAAAGGATCGTGAGAAAGGATGTGCCGGAAGGATTAAAGGACAAGACCGTTTTTTCACTTGATATGAGTGCGCTTGTCGCAGGGGCAAAATTCCGCGGTGAATTTGAGGAAAGGCTAAAAGCGGTGTTGAATGAAATCAAGAAAAGTGACGGCAAAATCCTTTTATTCATTGATGAATTGCATACAATTGTCGGGGCCGGAAGAACGGATGGCGCGCTTGATGCCGGGAATATGTTAAAGCCGATGCTTGCACGAGGGGAGCTGCACTGTATCGGTGCAACAACCCTGGATGAATATCGACAATATATTGAAAAGGATCCGGCTCTTGAACGCCGTTTCCAACAGGTTCTGGTTCCTGAACCGGATGTGGAAGATACGATTTCAATTTTGCGTGGATTAAAGGAACGGTTTGAAATTCACCATGGCGTCAGGATACATGATCGGGCGATCGTTGCAGCCTCTGTCCTTTCGAACCGATATATAACGGAGCGATTCCTACCGGATAAAGCGATAGATCTTGTGGATGAAGCTTGTGCGATGATCCGAATGGAAATCGATTCAATGCCCTCCGAGTTGGATGAAATCACGAGAAAAGTCATGCAACTTGAAATTGAAGAAGCGGCCTTGAAGAATGAGGAGGACCCTCAAAGCAAAGCAAGGCTGGAAGTGCTTCAAAAAGAACTATCAGAACTTCAGGATCAAGCGAATAGCATGAAGTCCAAATGGCAAATGGAGAAATCAGCTCTTCAAAAGGTGCAGGATCAACGTGAAGAGCTTGAGAAACTGCGCCATGAGCTGGAACAGGCAGAGAATGACTATGACCTTAACAGGGCAGCAGAACTTCGGCACGGAAGGATTCCACAGCTTCAAAAAGAATTGGAAGCAATGGAAGATGAATTGGAAAAGGAAAAACAGGAATCACGGTTGCTTCGCCAAGAAGTGACTGAGGAGGAAATTGCCTCGATTGTTGCAAGGTGGACGGGGATTCCCGTAAGCAAGCTGGTGGAAAGTGAAAGGGAGAAGCTGCTTCGCCTTTCTGATATCCTGCATGAACGCGTAATAGGTCAGGGAGAAGCGGTGGAACTAGTATCCGATGCTGTTTTACGGGCAAGGGCTGGAATTAAGGACCCCAACAGACCGATTGGTTCATTCATTTTCCTGGGGCCGACTGGAGTAGGTAAAACTGAACTGGTAAAAGCTTTGGCAGAAACGCTATTCGATAGTGAAGAACATATGATCCGAATCGATATGTCGGAATATATGGAGAAACATTCCGTGTCCCGCCTTGTTGGTGCACCTCCTGGATATGTTGGTTTTGAGGAAGGCGGCCAACTAACGGAGGCAATTAGGAGAAACCCATACTCAGTGGTATTATTGGATGAAATTGAAAAGGCGCATCCTGAAGTCTTCAATATTTTGCTGCAAATGTTGGATGATGGTAGGATAACGGACTCCCAGGGCAGAACAATCAACTGTAAAAATACAGTGATCATCATGACTTCCAATATCGGTTCCCATTTCTTGTTGCAGTCCAACCTGATAGATGGTGGAATTGAAGACGAAATAAAAGATCAAGTCTTTAAAGAATTAAGAGGGCATTTCCGTCCGGAATTTTTGAATCGCGTAGATGACATTGTTTTATTCAAACCTCTTACGAAAACAGAGATCGTTGAAATCGTAGAAAAAATGGTTCAACAATTACAAGTAAGGTTAACTGAACAAAATATTATCCTGAACGTCACTGAAGCGGCTAAGGAATTCATTGCGGACCAGGGATATGATCCGGTATATGGGGCCAGACCATTGAAGCGATTCATCCAAAAGCATCTTGAAACGAAAATCGCCCGTAAGATCATAGCTGGGACAGTTGGACTGGAAATAACGATTGATTATGATCATGATGAATTGGTCCTCATATAA
- a CDS encoding YjzD family protein encodes MRYAWTIFWTFLLVHMTVYVVSSMIGVSYDAAQGTILGVAAAILICIIPAIMPAGPAKDSHQH; translated from the coding sequence ATGCGTTATGCTTGGACAATTTTTTGGACATTCTTATTAGTGCATATGACTGTATATGTTGTTTCTTCCATGATCGGAGTTTCATACGATGCTGCGCAGGGGACGATTTTAGGAGTAGCTGCTGCTATCCTGATTTGCATCATCCCTGCTATCATGCCTGCTGGGCCAGCAAAAGACTCTCATCAACATTAA
- a CDS encoding hydrolase: MEQRTFQIDDQWNIIYYPERPSGFSVMVIGDRSHFVEKDSSFWLQHPGRLRILEYLKEYGYTLFSSNFHGANWGSPKAMDLSLNLYILFMKKEIVNQRVHILAEGTGALLALKLMNELGNKIRSVVLIDPVFSLKAQLEKEKENKFFYKKWLSEVAAAYELDPAECEQHILDTDDTVIAEKIPMKVIQVFGSMRKEQASLYREIQLARKADLQLTYLLPEKRYKIPYQIQKFFNENEESL; encoded by the coding sequence ATGGAACAACGAACTTTTCAAATTGATGACCAATGGAATATCATCTATTATCCAGAGCGGCCCAGTGGTTTTTCCGTAATGGTAATTGGAGACCGTAGTCATTTTGTCGAAAAAGACAGCAGCTTTTGGCTGCAGCATCCTGGCAGGTTGCGGATATTGGAATATTTAAAGGAATACGGATACACGCTATTCTCATCCAATTTTCACGGAGCCAACTGGGGCAGCCCTAAAGCAATGGACCTTTCCCTTAACCTATATATCCTTTTCATGAAAAAAGAAATAGTCAATCAAAGGGTTCATATATTGGCAGAGGGGACAGGCGCGCTCCTTGCCTTAAAGCTAATGAATGAACTTGGAAATAAAATACGTTCTGTCGTATTAATCGATCCGGTTTTTTCCTTGAAAGCTCAACTGGAGAAAGAAAAGGAAAATAAGTTCTTCTATAAAAAGTGGCTGTCCGAGGTCGCTGCTGCATATGAGCTCGATCCGGCAGAATGTGAACAGCATATTCTGGACACTGATGATACAGTGATCGCTGAGAAAATCCCCATGAAAGTGATTCAGGTTTTTGGAAGCATGCGGAAAGAGCAAGCCTCCCTTTATCGGGAAATCCAACTGGCTAGGAAAGCAGACTTGCAGCTGACTTATTTATTGCCTGAAAAACGTTATAAAATCCCCTATCAAATACAGAAGTTTTTCAATGAGAATGAAGAGTCTTTATGA
- a CDS encoding ComZ family protein, with translation MSSDKTLEFMGIAMKYFPEAKAKLEASGIPFSMEMAEPFMELFKSVMQEAYELGKQDAQR, from the coding sequence ATGAGTTCAGATAAAACTCTTGAATTTATGGGGATCGCCATGAAGTACTTCCCAGAGGCTAAAGCGAAGCTTGAAGCAAGCGGGATTCCATTCTCAATGGAGATGGCAGAGCCATTCATGGAGCTCTTTAAAAGCGTGATGCAAGAAGCTTATGAGCTTGGAAAACAAGATGCTCAGCGTTAA